Proteins encoded within one genomic window of Salipaludibacillus agaradhaerens:
- the leuD gene encoding 3-isopropylmalate dehydratase small subunit: MEPIKQHTGKVYPLNRSNIDTDQIIPKQFLKRIERQGFGQFLFYNWRFDKDGELREDFSLNHPVYKGASILVAGENFGCGSSREHAPWAIQDYGFRIVIAPSYADIFYSNCGKNGILAIQLPEEKVTELVNNAEGVEYYLTVDLENQLITDNHGFKATFELASYLKEMLLNGWDEIAVTLTHQDKISSFENTHR, encoded by the coding sequence ATGGAACCTATAAAACAGCATACCGGAAAGGTCTACCCTTTAAATCGATCTAACATTGATACAGATCAAATTATTCCGAAACAATTCTTAAAACGAATTGAACGACAAGGATTTGGGCAATTTTTATTTTATAATTGGCGCTTTGACAAAGATGGTGAACTACGTGAAGATTTCTCATTGAACCATCCTGTTTATAAAGGAGCATCTATCCTTGTAGCAGGTGAAAACTTTGGCTGTGGGTCTTCTAGAGAGCATGCGCCCTGGGCTATTCAAGATTACGGTTTTCGAATCGTTATTGCCCCTAGTTACGCCGATATTTTTTATAGTAACTGTGGAAAGAATGGCATTCTAGCCATCCAGTTACCTGAAGAAAAAGTAACTGAGCTTGTCAATAACGCTGAAGGTGTCGAATACTATCTGACTGTCGATTTAGAAAACCAACTCATTACTGACAATCATGGCTTCAAAGCTACCTTTGAACTAGCTAGCTATTTAAAAGAAATGTTGTTAAATGGATGGGATGAAATCGCGGTAACGCTAACGCATCAAGACAAAATCAGTTCGTTTGAGAACACTCACAGATAA
- a CDS encoding DUF1538 domain-containing protein: MRDMLEQLKEVVMAILPMALLIIILQYTVIGLPTDLFIRFLAGVVMVGLGLFLFLVGVHIGLLPIGELIGSSLPKTNKPWLILITGFLLGFVVTVAEPDVRVLASQIDQVSEGEISNLMLVYSVAIGVGIFVTVAMARTIFSIPLKYLLVGGYSIVFILALFTPQSYLPISFDAGGVTTGPMTVPFILALGVGVASVLQGKSSTSDGFGLVALASIGPIISVMILGVIFG, encoded by the coding sequence ATGAGAGACATGCTTGAACAGCTCAAGGAAGTAGTGATGGCTATCCTTCCGATGGCCCTGTTAATTATTATTTTACAATACACTGTAATAGGTTTGCCTACTGATCTTTTTATTCGATTTCTTGCTGGTGTTGTCATGGTTGGCCTCGGTTTATTTCTTTTTCTAGTAGGAGTACATATTGGTCTTTTACCTATTGGGGAATTAATCGGCTCTAGCTTACCAAAGACAAACAAACCGTGGCTAATTCTCATTACCGGCTTTCTACTTGGTTTTGTAGTGACAGTGGCTGAGCCAGATGTTCGTGTACTTGCCTCTCAAATTGACCAAGTATCAGAAGGTGAAATTTCCAACTTAATGCTCGTCTATTCCGTTGCTATTGGAGTGGGGATATTTGTTACGGTAGCGATGGCAAGAACAATCTTTAGTATTCCGTTAAAATATTTGTTAGTTGGCGGCTATAGCATCGTTTTTATCCTTGCACTTTTTACACCTCAAAGTTACTTACCTATTTCATTTGATGCTGGAGGTGTCACGACTGGCCCTATGACAGTGCCTTTCATATTAGCTCTTGGAGTGGGAGTCGCCTCTGTCCTACAAGGGAAATCCTCCACTAGTGACGGTTTTGGCCTTGTCGCTTTAGCATCCATTGGGCCAATTATTTCAGTCATGATATTAGGAGTGATTTTTGGATGA
- a CDS encoding peptide chain release factor 3 — protein sequence MSVDTPRRTFAIISHPDAGKTTLTEKLLLLGGSIRSAGTVKGKKSGKYATSDWMEIEKQRGISVTSSVMQLLYKDVQINILDTPGHQDFSEDTYRTLTAVDTAVMVIDSVKGIEAQTLKLFKVCRMRGIPILTFINKLDREGKEPLDLLSEIEETLEMETYPMNWPVGMGKRLKGIYSLSDDTIEKYNDLHEREITPLADDKSLADYERETLEEETLLLEEAGNEFSIEKVRNGALTPVFFGSALANFGVQSFLDQFVKLAAPPQPRKASGEFIDPERQAFSGFIFKIQANMNPNHRDRIAFLRVCSGKFDRGMEVILSRTGKKMKLNQSHSFFASDRETVDTAMPGDIVGIYDSGNFQVGDTIVGGGELLQYEEMPQFPPEKFAKITAKNALKHKQYHKGIEQLVQEGTIQLYKTPYFEDYIIGAVGELQFQVFEYRMKNEYKVDIEFNHMTHELARWVTKGTVSDDMTDSRKMLVNDQQGRSVLLFENDFALRWFTDKHPDVELSSGWDILE from the coding sequence ATGTCTGTGGATACACCAAGACGAACGTTTGCTATTATTTCTCACCCAGATGCCGGTAAAACAACACTTACTGAGAAGCTTCTCCTTCTGGGGGGCAGTATAAGAAGTGCAGGAACTGTGAAAGGTAAAAAATCTGGAAAATATGCCACATCAGATTGGATGGAAATTGAGAAACAGCGTGGTATTTCAGTAACTTCTAGTGTGATGCAATTACTATATAAAGACGTCCAAATCAACATTCTTGATACACCAGGCCACCAAGATTTTAGTGAAGATACTTATCGTACTCTCACTGCCGTTGACACAGCAGTTATGGTCATCGATAGTGTGAAAGGAATCGAGGCGCAAACATTAAAACTGTTTAAAGTTTGCCGAATGCGTGGCATTCCAATCTTAACGTTTATTAATAAGCTTGACCGAGAAGGTAAGGAACCTCTTGACCTCCTATCAGAAATTGAGGAGACACTTGAGATGGAAACATATCCAATGAATTGGCCAGTCGGTATGGGTAAACGCCTAAAAGGCATATATAGCCTTTCTGATGATACGATTGAAAAATATAATGACTTACACGAGAGAGAGATTACTCCCCTCGCTGATGATAAGTCATTAGCTGATTATGAACGTGAAACATTAGAAGAGGAAACCCTTCTACTTGAAGAGGCAGGAAATGAATTTTCTATAGAAAAAGTTCGAAACGGGGCATTGACACCGGTCTTCTTCGGAAGTGCTCTCGCCAATTTTGGTGTACAATCATTTCTCGATCAATTCGTTAAGCTTGCTGCCCCTCCTCAGCCCAGAAAAGCATCGGGAGAATTTATCGACCCCGAACGTCAAGCGTTCTCTGGATTCATCTTTAAGATACAAGCCAATATGAATCCGAACCATCGTGACCGCATTGCTTTTCTCCGTGTATGTTCAGGTAAATTTGATCGTGGAATGGAAGTGATCCTTTCACGAACTGGTAAGAAAATGAAACTGAATCAGTCTCACTCCTTTTTTGCATCTGATAGGGAAACGGTGGATACAGCCATGCCAGGTGATATTGTAGGTATCTATGATTCAGGTAACTTCCAAGTGGGTGATACAATCGTAGGTGGTGGGGAACTTCTTCAATATGAAGAAATGCCACAATTCCCACCTGAAAAATTTGCAAAAATAACAGCTAAAAATGCTCTTAAACATAAACAATACCATAAAGGAATTGAGCAACTCGTCCAAGAAGGGACCATACAGCTTTATAAAACACCTTACTTTGAAGATTATATTATCGGAGCAGTAGGCGAACTTCAGTTCCAGGTTTTTGAATATCGTATGAAAAATGAATACAAAGTGGATATCGAATTCAATCATATGACACACGAGCTTGCTCGTTGGGTAACAAAGGGAACCGTCTCTGATGACATGACAGATAGTAGGAAAATGCTTGTTAATGATCAACAAGGACGATCTGTCTTATTATTTGAAAACGACTTTGCCTTACGTTGGTTCACGGATAAACACCCAGATGTTGAGTTATCTTCAGGCTGGGACATCCTTGAATAA
- a CDS encoding YjcZ family sporulation protein produces the protein MSYCPPHDCKKGHGEGFVLLIVLFILLVIIGTAYVC, from the coding sequence ATGTCTTATTGCCCACCACATGATTGTAAGAAAGGACATGGAGAAGGGTTTGTGCTGCTCATTGTCCTTTTTATTCTACTTGTCATTATTGGTACGGCTTACGTTTGTTAA
- a CDS encoding DUF1538 domain-containing protein → MISALFENIDHVMIEVAMAVIPLLIFFLVFQFFFLKLDKSKLKNIFIGLIFTFVGLVLFLQGVEVGFFPAGEAIGELLGERDNTIILLPFLGFLFGLVATFAEPAIRILNYEVEKVTSGSISKNVMLITLSLGVGVSIALSMIRIVIGFPLWWLLIPGYALAILLLFISKDRFISIAFDAGGVATGPMTVTFIMAIAVGVASVTEGRDPLMDGFGMIALVALTPILSVLILGLIYKQKERLDND, encoded by the coding sequence ATGATAAGTGCCCTGTTTGAAAATATTGATCATGTTATGATAGAAGTTGCTATGGCAGTAATCCCGTTACTCATTTTTTTCCTTGTGTTTCAATTTTTCTTTTTAAAATTAGATAAAAGCAAGTTAAAGAATATATTTATCGGTTTAATTTTTACATTCGTCGGCCTTGTGTTATTTTTACAAGGTGTGGAAGTTGGATTCTTCCCTGCTGGTGAAGCGATCGGTGAGTTGTTAGGAGAACGAGATAACACGATTATCCTCTTACCCTTTCTTGGGTTTCTTTTTGGATTAGTAGCCACCTTTGCTGAACCAGCCATTCGTATATTAAATTATGAAGTAGAAAAAGTGACATCTGGCTCTATTTCGAAAAATGTTATGCTTATAACGTTATCATTAGGTGTTGGCGTCTCAATTGCGTTATCCATGATAAGAATCGTCATCGGTTTTCCGTTATGGTGGCTACTCATCCCCGGCTATGCGCTTGCTATCTTATTGCTTTTCATCTCAAAAGACCGGTTCATTTCTATTGCCTTTGACGCAGGAGGAGTCGCCACTGGCCCTATGACAGTCACGTTTATTATGGCGATTGCAGTAGGTGTTGCCTCTGTTACTGAAGGCCGTGACCCGTTAATGGACGGTTTTGGAATGATTGCTCTCGTTGCCTTAACACCTATTCTATCCGTACTCATATTAGGCTTGATATATAAACAAAAGGAGCGGTTGGATAATGACTAA
- the leuC gene encoding 3-isopropylmalate dehydratase large subunit produces MPEPKTIVEKIWQDHVVHREENKPDLLYIDLQLVHEVTSPQAFEGLRMKGRKVRRPDRTFATMDHNVPTIARHIINDPISKKQMETLKTNCEEFGVSLADIDHPDQGIVHVIGPELGLTQPGKTIVCGDSHTSTHGAFGALAFGIGTSEVEHVLATQTLWQAPPKTMNVKVNGRLSPAVTAKDLILAIIAKFGVKFGTGYVLEYTGEAIQNLTMEERMTICNMSIEAGARAGLISPDETTFNYLKGRRHVPQGKAFDKAVAYWQSLKTDEGAYYDATVEIDAHEVEPQVTWGTNPSMCIPISGLVPSPEDAHSPSEKEEIERALDYMGLEANQPISSVTIDHVFIGSCTNSRLSDLRRAAKIIEGRKVHSSVKAMVVPGSQTVKKAAEDEGLDKIFTEAGFEWRDAGCSMCLAMNDDIVPAGERCASTSNRNFEGRQGTGARTHLVCPEMAAAAAVEGHFVDVRNYYATPV; encoded by the coding sequence ATGCCAGAACCAAAAACAATTGTAGAGAAAATTTGGCAAGATCATGTTGTTCATCGCGAAGAGAACAAACCAGATTTGTTATACATTGACTTACAGCTCGTGCACGAAGTAACATCACCTCAAGCATTCGAAGGTCTCCGCATGAAAGGACGTAAAGTACGGAGGCCAGATCGCACATTTGCTACTATGGACCATAATGTTCCTACTATCGCACGCCATATTATTAATGACCCTATTTCAAAAAAACAAATGGAAACATTAAAGACAAACTGTGAAGAGTTCGGTGTATCTTTAGCCGATATCGATCACCCTGATCAAGGAATTGTCCACGTTATCGGACCAGAGCTCGGTTTAACACAACCTGGAAAAACAATCGTTTGTGGTGACAGTCATACATCTACACACGGGGCATTTGGTGCTTTAGCATTCGGTATCGGAACGAGTGAAGTAGAACATGTCCTTGCCACGCAAACGTTATGGCAAGCACCACCAAAAACAATGAATGTAAAAGTAAATGGTCGCCTTAGCCCAGCTGTCACCGCCAAAGATTTAATACTCGCTATTATCGCAAAATTTGGCGTTAAATTTGGCACAGGATACGTATTGGAATATACCGGTGAAGCGATCCAAAACTTGACGATGGAAGAGCGGATGACCATCTGTAATATGTCGATTGAAGCAGGTGCTCGTGCCGGTTTAATCAGTCCAGATGAGACAACGTTTAACTACTTGAAAGGCCGTCGCCACGTCCCTCAAGGAAAAGCTTTCGATAAAGCTGTTGCTTATTGGCAATCTCTCAAAACGGATGAAGGCGCATATTACGATGCTACAGTGGAAATTGATGCTCACGAAGTAGAACCTCAAGTAACATGGGGGACAAATCCAAGTATGTGTATTCCTATAAGTGGCCTTGTTCCTTCGCCAGAAGATGCCCACTCTCCTTCTGAAAAAGAAGAAATTGAACGGGCACTTGACTATATGGGCCTTGAAGCTAACCAACCTATTTCTTCTGTGACAATCGATCATGTTTTCATTGGCTCATGTACAAACTCGCGACTAAGCGACTTGAGAAGAGCAGCTAAAATTATTGAAGGTAGAAAAGTCCACTCTTCTGTCAAGGCCATGGTTGTACCTGGTTCACAGACTGTTAAAAAAGCAGCTGAAGACGAAGGATTGGACAAAATTTTTACTGAGGCGGGCTTTGAATGGCGTGACGCAGGCTGTAGTATGTGTCTTGCCATGAATGATGACATTGTGCCAGCCGGTGAAAGGTGTGCATCCACGTCTAATCGTAATTTTGAAGGACGACAAGGTACAGGGGCGAGAACCCACCTCGTCTGTCCTGAAATGGCGGCTGCCGCTGCGGTTGAAGGTCATTTTGTGGATGTAAGAAATTATTATGCAACACCTGTTTAA